One segment of Sphingobacteriales bacterium DNA contains the following:
- a CDS encoding integration host factor subunit beta yields the protein MRKADLISIIAEKTVLAKVDVLVSVEAFFKETKEALSRGDNVYIRGFGSFVTKKRARKLGRNIKKNVAVEIPEHYIPSFKPAKTFTEVVKKKNSIIKPKNASKKSSSAKATE from the coding sequence ATGAGAAAGGCGGATTTAATTTCTATTATCGCTGAAAAAACCGTTTTGGCCAAAGTAGATGTATTGGTATCGGTAGAAGCGTTTTTTAAAGAAACCAAAGAGGCTTTGAGTAGAGGCGACAACGTTTATATTCGAGGTTTTGGCAGTTTTGTTACTAAAAAACGCGCCCGTAAATTAGGCAGAAACATCAAAAAAAATGTAGCTGTTGAAATTCCTGAGCATTATATACCTTCCTTTAAGCCAGCAAAAACCTTCACAGAGGTTGTAAAGAAGAAAAATTCGATCATCAAACCGAAGAATGCTTCTAAAAAATCCAGCTCTGCAAAAGCCACCGAATAA
- a CDS encoding glycosyltransferase family 4 protein, which yields MSAELIMKFQRICFISPKSYPLFNPAVRVTFGGAEVQMSLLAKQWAKQYPPAQVHAMVADYGQAATEVREGVTLWKSICFDDALPKQITAFFKAFRQINAQVYIQRTLSPFSGIIAGYCRKNGKKMVFMVAHDAEADGTHPVFNKKTGGFMAKLVYRWAHLTIVQNEYEYDCLKKKYPNLPLAILKKGLILPALSLRPPAQYDAVWVGRCEAWKNPEIFLQLCAALPQYRFAMVCPPATDQVIYFEQVRQKAQSLHNLVFYERMENTAVVGLLQESRIFCLTSDLEGDWPMTVLEAAACGVAVFSYRLNYAHLIDTYSGGRHFGGNFEQMKNELSAALQNENDLKLMQEGARTFVEQHHDISVQTQKLHELLESLS from the coding sequence TTGTCTGCCGAATTAATTATGAAATTCCAACGAATTTGCTTCATTTCCCCCAAATCCTACCCGCTTTTCAATCCGGCGGTGCGGGTTACTTTTGGGGGCGCAGAAGTACAAATGAGCCTGCTCGCCAAGCAATGGGCGAAGCAATATCCGCCCGCGCAGGTACACGCTATGGTTGCCGACTACGGACAAGCCGCCACCGAAGTGCGCGAGGGCGTTACTTTATGGAAATCTATTTGTTTTGATGATGCCCTACCAAAACAAATAACGGCTTTTTTCAAAGCATTCCGTCAAATCAACGCACAAGTGTATATACAACGCACTTTGAGTCCTTTTTCCGGTATCATTGCCGGCTATTGCAGAAAAAACGGAAAAAAAATGGTTTTTATGGTAGCACACGATGCCGAAGCCGATGGCACACACCCCGTTTTTAATAAAAAAACAGGTGGTTTTATGGCAAAATTGGTATATCGTTGGGCGCATTTGACCATCGTACAGAACGAATATGAATATGATTGTCTGAAAAAGAAATATCCAAATCTGCCTTTGGCAATACTGAAAAAAGGCTTGATATTACCCGCTTTATCGTTGCGCCCGCCGGCACAATACGATGCTGTGTGGGTGGGGCGTTGTGAGGCATGGAAAAACCCCGAAATATTTTTGCAACTCTGTGCCGCGCTGCCACAATACCGCTTTGCAATGGTATGCCCGCCCGCCACCGACCAAGTTATTTATTTTGAGCAGGTGCGTCAAAAAGCACAATCGCTGCACAATCTCGTTTTTTACGAACGCATGGAAAATACCGCCGTGGTGGGTTTGCTGCAGGAAAGCCGCATTTTTTGTCTTACCTCCGATTTGGAAGGCGACTGGCCGATGACGGTACTCGAAGCGGCTGCCTGCGGAGTTGCCGTTTTTTCGTATCGCCTCAATTATGCACATCTCATAGATACTTACAGCGGCGGCAGACATTTTGGCGGAAATTTTGAACAAATGAAGAATGAACTGTCGGCAGCTTTACAAAATGAGAATGATTTGAAACTTATGCAAGAAGGCGCACGCACTTTTGTTGAACAACACCACGATATTTCAGTACAAACCCAAAAACTGCATGAGCTACTTGAAAGCCTCTCATAA
- a CDS encoding glycosyltransferase family 2 protein, with protein sequence MLQISVVIPLYNAAPYLEKCVQSVLIQPEVDEILLVDDGSKDGSYELAATLQQQYPQRIRLLTHPNRQNCGTGATRNVGIKAARNEWIAFLDSDDFYLPQRFAATRTVIEQYPDAEGVYEALGTHFEVPEARDIWQRKFNKSVLTTIEKEVSPEQLFPLMIKGMNGHFSGDALTVRKSLLEKVGYYAHSTIGEDTHLHLRLAMIGKLYGGNIKEAVALRRVHLSNTYSDPASQKKIFTHSLQHFEHLLEWSAQYKADIPLHFRRLLFARYVIKSGKLHNKYTPFWQGKKTQAQRYFYFVRRYPELFSVSSLAALLLMLFHTYEIAHYAASKIFR encoded by the coding sequence ATGTTGCAAATTTCTGTTGTCATTCCTTTATATAATGCCGCACCTTATTTAGAAAAATGTGTCCAATCAGTACTTATACAGCCCGAAGTTGATGAAATACTGCTGGTAGATGACGGCTCAAAAGATGGCTCTTATGAACTTGCTGCTACACTTCAACAACAATACCCCCAACGTATTCGCCTGCTCACACACCCCAACCGCCAAAATTGTGGCACCGGAGCTACGCGCAACGTGGGCATCAAAGCGGCTCGCAACGAATGGATAGCCTTTTTGGATTCCGATGATTTTTATTTGCCACAGCGTTTTGCCGCCACCCGCACCGTAATAGAGCAATATCCTGATGCCGAAGGTGTGTATGAAGCACTGGGTACTCATTTTGAAGTACCCGAAGCCCGCGATATTTGGCAACGTAAATTCAACAAAAGCGTTTTGACTACTATTGAAAAAGAAGTAAGCCCCGAACAGCTTTTTCCTTTGATGATAAAAGGTATGAACGGACATTTTTCGGGCGATGCGCTCACAGTGCGCAAGTCGCTGCTGGAAAAAGTGGGTTATTATGCACACTCCACCATCGGAGAAGACACCCACCTCCACCTGCGCTTGGCAATGATAGGAAAACTCTACGGCGGAAACATCAAAGAAGCGGTAGCCCTGCGGCGGGTGCATTTATCCAACACTTACAGCGACCCCGCCTCTCAAAAAAAAATATTTACCCACTCCCTCCAGCACTTCGAACATCTTTTGGAATGGTCGGCGCAATATAAAGCAGATATACCGCTGCATTTCCGGCGTTTGCTTTTTGCGCGTTATGTGATAAAATCCGGCAAACTGCACAATAAATACACTCCATTTTGGCAGGGCAAAAAAACACAAGCCCAGCGTTATTTTTATTTTGTGCGCCGCTACCCCGAATTATTTTCTGTTTCGTCATTGGCGGCTTTGCTACTGATGCTGTTCCATACCTACGAAATAGCACATTATGCAGCTTCCAAAATTTTCCGTTAG
- a CDS encoding tetratricopeptide repeat protein, protein MLNRTQIIWISICAVLLLLTYLLGSRKMPIEMAKAEMLANNRAAKQQQENTDTGMQITDLLETWKSQLTAPVQDTLKPLLQAVSNETKDSTALRRLQRFWYGQKNLAASAYYEQQIAQQYPSAHTHTQAGKAAYDAFTLQGDSTTRPALVDMALQSFEKSLDLEPENSENKINFALCLIEGKNAVMPGVLKLREVVEKDSMNVRANLVLGRLAIMSGQMDKALLRFQTAIGGDANNSEAYYYLGDTFAKLGRREEAMAAFEKCRALIKDPAFDKELDNYIKTLFNNK, encoded by the coding sequence GTGTTAAATCGTACTCAAATTATCTGGATTAGCATTTGTGCAGTTTTGTTATTGCTCACTTATTTGCTCGGCAGCCGCAAAATGCCCATAGAGATGGCGAAAGCGGAAATGCTCGCCAATAACAGAGCAGCAAAACAACAACAGGAAAATACCGATACAGGTATGCAAATAACCGATTTGCTGGAAACCTGGAAATCGCAATTGACAGCACCTGTGCAAGATACCCTGAAACCTTTGTTACAAGCAGTAAGCAACGAAACCAAAGACAGCACCGCCCTGCGTCGTTTACAACGTTTTTGGTACGGACAAAAAAATTTGGCTGCCTCTGCTTATTACGAACAACAAATTGCACAACAATACCCTTCGGCACACACGCACACACAAGCGGGCAAAGCTGCCTACGATGCTTTCACATTGCAAGGCGACAGCACTACACGCCCCGCTTTGGTGGACATGGCACTACAATCTTTTGAAAAATCTTTGGATTTAGAGCCTGAAAATTCAGAAAACAAGATTAATTTTGCACTCTGTTTGATTGAAGGCAAAAATGCCGTGATGCCCGGTGTACTCAAATTGCGCGAAGTAGTAGAAAAAGACTCTATGAATGTGCGAGCTAATTTGGTGTTGGGCAGATTGGCGATTATGTCGGGGCAAATGGATAAAGCCCTGCTTCGCTTTCAAACGGCTATCGGCGGCGATGCCAACAACTCGGAGGCGTACTATTATTTGGGCGATACTTTCGCCAAATTGGGCAGGCGCGAAGAGGCAATGGCGGCTTTTGAAAAATGCAGAGCCTTGATAAAAGACCCCGCCTTTGATAAAGAATTAGACAATTATATTAAAACATTATTTAATAACAAGTAA
- a CDS encoding GMP synthase, protein MYKPTTRVAILDMYDNVPNEGMRCIKQILHDYAEKRNIKVLFDVFDVRGSEEIADLSYDIYISTGGPGSPIDSEGSEWEKRYFNLVDSIRAYNLVQAPDRKKYVFLICHSFQLFCRYYGLGTVCKRRSTSFGVFPVHLSNYGKMEPIFDNLADPIYVVDSRDWQVVQPNQEQMDSMGATILALEKERPHIDLERCVMSMRFDDAIIGTQFHPEADPEGMLHYLKREDKKQLVIEQHGLKKYLDTIDHLDDPDKIVLTHNTILPNFLDIVIQVQQGALV, encoded by the coding sequence ATGTATAAACCTACCACACGCGTTGCCATTTTAGATATGTACGATAATGTACCCAATGAAGGTATGCGCTGTATTAAACAAATTCTTCACGATTATGCCGAAAAACGCAACATCAAAGTATTATTTGATGTATTTGATGTGCGCGGCAGCGAAGAAATAGCAGATTTGAGCTATGATATATACATATCTACTGGCGGTCCGGGCAGCCCCATTGACAGCGAAGGCAGCGAATGGGAAAAACGCTATTTTAATCTCGTTGATTCCATTCGTGCTTATAATTTGGTACAAGCCCCCGATCGCAAAAAATATGTTTTTTTGATTTGCCATTCCTTCCAGCTTTTTTGCCGCTACTACGGTTTGGGTACGGTATGCAAACGCCGTTCTACGTCTTTTGGTGTATTTCCGGTGCATCTGAGTAATTATGGAAAAATGGAACCTATTTTTGATAATCTCGCCGACCCCATTTATGTGGTGGATTCCAGAGATTGGCAGGTGGTACAACCCAATCAAGAGCAGATGGATAGCATGGGAGCTACGATTTTAGCCCTTGAAAAAGAACGCCCACACATAGATTTGGAGCGTTGTGTCATGTCTATGCGCTTCGATGATGCCATCATCGGCACACAATTTCACCCCGAAGCTGACCCCGAAGGTATGCTCCATTATTTAAAACGTGAAGACAAAAAACAATTGGTGATTGAGCAGCACGGTTTGAAAAAATACTTGGATACCATCGACCACTTGGACGATCCCGACAAAATTGTTCTTACACACAATACCATTTTACCCAATTTTTTGGATATAGTTATTCAGGTGCAGCAAGGTGCTTTGGTATAA
- a CDS encoding sulfotransferase domain-containing protein: protein MKASHNADFRLDFIGIGAAKAGTTWLADALRQHPQVFIPAKKELFYFNRLNEEYEEVVENVWNKKPLSWYQAFFDEAQAQQRCGEICNPYLSDAAAAQAIYQYNPNIKLLAVLRQPLERAFSHYNYNRHRHHVQYPPFEKAVQRQPSFLKHGLYAEHLSRYYTLFPKSQIGVFFYEDMKADAQLFYKKILDFLELDEYYPPVISQKSNETKTPRFKALNRSIDSVRHFLHRRNLHFILPFLRKSGIAPAAEWIRDHLNAQKSTKKDTLDTRTIEYLQPYFSADIDEKKVIIS from the coding sequence TTGAAAGCCTCTCATAATGCCGATTTTCGTTTAGATTTTATAGGCATTGGTGCTGCCAAAGCCGGCACTACCTGGCTCGCCGATGCCCTGCGCCAGCACCCGCAAGTATTTATTCCCGCAAAAAAAGAACTTTTTTATTTCAACCGCCTCAACGAAGAATATGAAGAAGTAGTAGAAAATGTGTGGAATAAAAAACCGCTTTCGTGGTATCAGGCTTTTTTTGATGAAGCTCAAGCACAACAGCGATGCGGCGAAATCTGCAATCCGTATTTGAGCGATGCAGCGGCTGCGCAAGCCATTTATCAATATAATCCGAATATTAAACTGCTGGCAGTATTGCGACAGCCTTTGGAACGGGCTTTTTCGCACTACAACTACAATCGTCACCGCCACCATGTGCAGTATCCGCCCTTTGAGAAAGCCGTGCAGCGACAGCCTTCATTTTTAAAACACGGACTCTATGCCGAACATTTGAGCCGCTATTATACACTGTTTCCAAAATCGCAAATCGGTGTGTTTTTTTATGAAGATATGAAAGCCGATGCACAACTATTTTATAAAAAAATATTGGATTTTTTAGAACTTGACGAATATTATCCGCCTGTTATTAGCCAAAAATCCAACGAAACCAAAACACCGCGCTTCAAGGCACTCAACCGCAGTATTGACAGCGTAAGACATTTTTTGCATCGCCGCAATCTTCATTTCATATTGCCGTTTTTGCGCAAAAGCGGCATTGCCCCCGCCGCCGAATGGATACGCGACCACCTCAATGCCCAAAAAAGTACCAAAAAAGATACGCTTGATACAAGAACCATTGAGTATCTGCAACCTTATTTTTCCGCCGATATAGATGAAAAAAAGGTGATAATATCTTAA
- a CDS encoding acyltransferase, with product MKPYLKNLDGLRFIAALMVLLQHCVLFLKEYNGTTSFFYEKFRYLGGFGVGLFFVLSGFLITYLMLKEIEKTGRLSIKDFIIRRILRIWPLYFAWGLLGTVLAPFVLQIFGIAEINMNDIGQNFLFLLFFGINLQLIFMPYNRGIMEILWSVCIEEHFYLLWPWCWRQLWRNFWVLMAVIISIGFASRLVMIWGEEHHAWNMASYYFTLCRFDMFAYGAIAAYALHKRAHIPKIFNFLQQKPLQIAVIITIMLYAAAVFGVDNIFYNNVWINCFSGILFAYLILTATLENSILSLENRQLRELGKVSYGIYVMHPIFCHIALRLVGKVATFLPFPVLLFNFAFPLLALALSVLAAFISYYYFESYFLRLKNKFSHLV from the coding sequence ATGAAACCCTATCTTAAAAACTTAGACGGATTGCGCTTTATAGCAGCACTGATGGTATTATTACAACATTGTGTGCTGTTTTTGAAAGAATATAACGGGACTACCAGTTTTTTTTATGAAAAATTTCGTTATTTGGGCGGATTTGGTGTGGGCTTGTTTTTTGTGTTGAGTGGTTTTTTAATCACTTACCTGATGCTGAAAGAGATAGAAAAAACAGGTCGGCTATCCATTAAAGATTTCATTATACGGCGTATTTTACGCATCTGGCCACTTTATTTTGCTTGGGGTTTGCTCGGTACGGTTTTAGCTCCTTTTGTGCTGCAAATATTCGGTATTGCTGAAATCAATATGAATGATATAGGACAAAATTTTCTATTTTTACTTTTCTTTGGCATCAACCTCCAATTGATATTTATGCCCTATAATCGAGGCATTATGGAAATATTGTGGTCGGTGTGTATTGAGGAGCATTTTTATTTGCTGTGGCCCTGGTGCTGGCGACAATTGTGGCGCAATTTCTGGGTGCTGATGGCAGTGATTATCAGCATTGGTTTTGCATCGCGCTTAGTGATGATTTGGGGCGAGGAGCATCACGCCTGGAATATGGCTTCGTATTATTTTACTTTGTGCCGCTTTGATATGTTCGCCTACGGAGCCATCGCCGCTTACGCACTGCACAAACGCGCACATATCCCCAAAATATTCAATTTTTTACAACAAAAACCCCTGCAAATTGCTGTTATTATTACGATTATGCTATATGCGGCGGCAGTTTTTGGAGTAGACAATATTTTTTACAATAATGTATGGATTAATTGTTTTTCGGGTATTTTATTCGCATATCTTATCCTCACCGCCACCCTCGAAAATAGCATTTTATCTTTAGAAAACCGCCAACTCCGCGAATTAGGCAAGGTTTCTTACGGTATTTATGTAATGCACCCCATTTTTTGCCATATCGCACTGCGCCTCGTAGGTAAAGTTGCTACATTTTTACCATTTCCTGTATTGTTGTTCAATTTTGCATTCCCCTTGCTGGCTCTTGCACTGAGTGTGCTGGCTGCTTTTATTTCGTATTATTATTTTGAAAGCTATTTTTTACGCCTTAAAAACAAATTCAGCCATTTGGTATAA